One region of Hymenobacter sediminicola genomic DNA includes:
- a CDS encoding PQQ-dependent sugar dehydrogenase, giving the protein MTKAPLLLATALFAGLNTVTAQNVPPEATPFQMQGNIYLPRKLPATPERVASLKAPAGFTVSAYAEGLDMPRMLALAPNGDLYVSNRVKGTVTLLRDANKDGKVELTKQVAQKPHLHGLALKDGKLYMAAVRELYVADVKADGTLGELKTLYKDLPDAGQHANRTLQFGPDGKLYLSVGSTCNACDEDNPENATLLQVNTDGSGRTVYATGLRNTIGFDWHPTTKALFGMDHGIDWLGDEDQQEELNQLKPGGNYGWPSIIANGKPYPANKPKSGETYAQFDAKAVRPLLLYKAHSAPLGLVFNRSQQLPAEYQNTAFVTMHGSWNRAQPSGYKIVRVRFNEQGQPQQFEDFVTGWLVENDKSEFGRPCAIVQAADGSLLVSDDDNGVIYRVAYTGGGKAVKKEKKRG; this is encoded by the coding sequence ATGACCAAAGCCCCACTCCTGCTTGCTACGGCCCTGTTTGCTGGCCTCAATACCGTTACTGCACAGAACGTACCGCCTGAGGCAACGCCGTTTCAGATGCAGGGCAACATCTATCTACCCAGGAAGCTACCGGCCACGCCCGAGCGGGTGGCCAGCCTGAAAGCGCCGGCCGGCTTCACGGTGAGTGCCTACGCCGAGGGGCTGGACATGCCGCGCATGCTGGCGCTGGCACCCAACGGCGACCTGTACGTATCGAACCGCGTGAAAGGCACCGTGACCTTGCTGCGCGACGCCAACAAGGACGGCAAGGTGGAGCTGACGAAGCAGGTGGCGCAGAAGCCGCATCTGCACGGCCTGGCGCTGAAGGATGGTAAGCTGTATATGGCGGCGGTGCGGGAGCTGTACGTGGCCGACGTGAAAGCCGATGGTACGCTGGGCGAGCTGAAAACGCTGTACAAGGACCTGCCCGACGCGGGCCAGCACGCCAACCGCACGCTGCAGTTCGGGCCCGATGGCAAGCTCTACCTCTCAGTGGGCAGTACCTGCAATGCCTGCGACGAGGACAACCCCGAAAACGCCACGCTGCTCCAGGTAAACACCGACGGCTCGGGCCGCACGGTGTATGCCACGGGCCTGCGCAACACCATCGGCTTCGACTGGCACCCCACCACCAAGGCGCTGTTTGGCATGGACCACGGCATCGACTGGCTCGGGGATGAGGACCAGCAGGAAGAGCTGAACCAGCTGAAACCGGGCGGCAACTACGGCTGGCCGTCCATCATTGCCAACGGCAAGCCTTACCCGGCCAACAAGCCCAAAAGCGGCGAAACCTACGCCCAGTTTGATGCCAAAGCCGTGCGGCCGTTGCTGCTGTACAAGGCGCATTCGGCGCCGCTGGGGCTGGTGTTCAACCGCAGCCAGCAACTGCCGGCCGAGTACCAGAACACGGCCTTCGTGACGATGCACGGCTCCTGGAACCGGGCGCAGCCGTCGGGCTACAAGATTGTGCGGGTGCGCTTCAACGAGCAGGGCCAGCCCCAGCAGTTCGAGGATTTCGTGACGGGCTGGCTGGTGGAGAACGACAAGTCGGAGTTTGGGCGGCCGTGCGCCATTGTGCAGGCCGCTGATGGGTCGCTGCTGGTGTCGGATGATGACAATGGTGTGATTTACCGCGTGGCGTATACGGGTGGCGGGAAGGCCGTGAAGAAGGAGAAGAAACGGGGCTGA
- the dctA gene encoding C4-dicarboxylate transporter DctA gives MKKLSRNLTFQVLTAIALGVLVGTFFPGVGTALEPLGKVFINLIKMLIGPVIFLTVVLGIGSIGDLKKVGRVGGKALLYFEIVTSLALLIGVAAANLAKPGAGIDTSGVAAKAAETQKYADQAAHMDWVSFFTHIVPESFVGAFANGDVLQVLLVAVLFGLALTKVGPAVSAPLIATFERLSHVFFGVLGMVMKLAPIGAFGGMAYTIGTYGLDTLLPLAKLMGTVYLTMALFIFGVLGGIARYYKFSLWRLLGFIKEELLIVLGTSSSESALPRLMDKLEAYGCARPVVGLVVPTGYSFNLDGTTIYLSMASIFLAQAFNVPLTLAQQLTIIGILMLTSKGAAGVTGSGFVVLASTLAATKVIPVEGMALLLGVDRFMSEARAITNIIGNAVATVVIAKSENAFDEEKNRAALAGLILPESDTVG, from the coding sequence ATGAAGAAACTTTCGCGTAATCTGACCTTCCAGGTGCTCACAGCTATTGCGCTGGGGGTGCTGGTGGGCACGTTCTTTCCCGGGGTAGGCACGGCACTTGAGCCGCTAGGCAAGGTATTTATCAACCTGATTAAGATGCTCATCGGGCCCGTCATTTTCCTGACGGTAGTGCTGGGCATCGGTAGTATCGGCGACCTGAAGAAGGTGGGGCGCGTGGGCGGTAAGGCGCTGCTATACTTCGAAATCGTGACGTCGCTGGCGCTGCTGATTGGGGTGGCGGCAGCCAACCTGGCCAAGCCCGGCGCGGGCATCGACACAAGCGGCGTGGCCGCCAAAGCCGCCGAAACCCAGAAATATGCCGACCAGGCCGCCCACATGGACTGGGTGAGTTTCTTCACGCATATCGTGCCGGAGAGCTTCGTGGGGGCGTTTGCCAACGGCGACGTGCTACAGGTGCTGCTGGTGGCGGTGCTATTCGGGCTGGCTCTCACGAAGGTGGGCCCGGCGGTGAGTGCGCCGCTGATTGCTACGTTTGAGCGACTGAGCCACGTATTTTTCGGGGTGCTGGGCATGGTGATGAAGCTGGCGCCCATCGGGGCGTTTGGCGGCATGGCCTACACCATCGGCACCTATGGCCTCGATACGCTGCTGCCGCTGGCCAAGCTGATGGGCACAGTGTACCTGACCATGGCCCTGTTCATTTTCGGGGTGTTGGGCGGCATTGCGCGCTACTACAAGTTCAGTTTGTGGCGGCTGCTGGGTTTCATCAAGGAAGAGTTGCTGATTGTGCTGGGCACGTCGTCGTCGGAATCGGCACTGCCGCGGCTGATGGACAAGCTGGAAGCCTACGGCTGCGCGCGGCCGGTGGTGGGGCTGGTAGTGCCCACCGGCTACTCCTTCAACCTCGATGGCACGACGATATACCTCTCGATGGCCAGTATTTTCCTGGCGCAGGCCTTCAACGTGCCGCTCACGCTGGCGCAGCAGCTCACCATCATCGGAATTCTGATGCTCACCAGCAAGGGAGCGGCCGGTGTTACGGGTTCGGGGTTTGTGGTGCTGGCCTCCACGCTGGCCGCTACCAAAGTCATTCCCGTTGAGGGCATGGCCCTGCTGCTGGGCGTCGACCGGTTTATGTCGGAGGCCCGTGCCATCACCAACATCATCGGCAACGCGGTGGCCACGGTGGTCATTGCCAAGAGCGAAAACGCGTTTGACGAGGAGAAAAACCGCGCCGCACTGGCCGGGCTGATACTACCCGAGTCGGATACGGTGGGGTAG
- a CDS encoding NUDIX hydrolase translates to MRLSAYHHDKEKKIEPWKTLKSELVFEHPWYTLRRDHVQLPSGQQLDDYFVSVRPHVVLVFPLTPDRQVIFVRQYKHAAGQILLELPGGVVDEGETCVLEAARRELLEETGYASDTVEPLLEVFDNPTKDTNSLSFFLARDVRQIAEQHLDETENIEVVQVPLHEVEGLVLRGEIRVSGSVALCLLALRRLGL, encoded by the coding sequence TTGCGCCTTTCTGCCTACCATCATGACAAAGAAAAGAAAATCGAGCCCTGGAAAACGCTGAAATCGGAGCTGGTGTTTGAGCATCCGTGGTATACGCTGCGCCGCGACCATGTGCAGTTGCCCAGCGGCCAGCAGCTCGATGACTATTTCGTGAGCGTACGGCCCCACGTGGTGCTGGTGTTTCCGCTCACCCCCGACCGGCAGGTGATTTTCGTGCGGCAGTACAAGCACGCCGCCGGTCAGATTCTGTTGGAGCTGCCCGGCGGCGTGGTAGACGAAGGCGAAACCTGCGTGCTGGAAGCCGCCCGGCGTGAGCTGCTGGAAGAAACCGGCTACGCCTCCGACACCGTGGAGCCGCTGCTGGAAGTGTTCGACAACCCCACCAAAGACACCAACTCCCTCTCGTTTTTCCTGGCCCGCGACGTGCGCCAGATAGCCGAGCAGCACCTAGACGAAACCGAAAACATCGAAGTAGTGCAGGTGCCCCTGCACGAGGTAGAAGGCCTGGTGCTGCGCGGCGAAATCCGGGTTTCCGGCTCTGTCGCGCTGTGCCTGCTGGCTCTGCGGAGGCTGGGGTTGTAG
- a CDS encoding energy transducer TonB produces the protein MFRILVLLPWCVLLAGPLLAQTASTTALTQPEAGAAGAAAVPMVYNIAEQMPAFPGGAPAFQRFLRDKIRYPEEALRKGLEGKVHISFIIDEEGRIQDAKVVKGLGAGLDEEALRLVRIMPWWMPGRVQGQPVRVAYTLPIQFRALK, from the coding sequence ATGTTCCGTATTCTTGTTCTGCTGCCTTGGTGTGTGCTGCTTGCTGGCCCGCTACTAGCCCAAACCGCCAGCACTACTGCCCTTACGCAACCCGAAGCTGGCGCAGCCGGAGCCGCAGCAGTACCGATGGTGTACAACATTGCCGAACAAATGCCCGCCTTCCCCGGCGGCGCTCCGGCGTTTCAGAGGTTTCTGCGCGACAAAATCCGCTACCCCGAAGAGGCGCTGCGCAAAGGCCTGGAAGGCAAAGTCCACATCAGTTTCATCATCGATGAAGAAGGCCGGATCCAGGATGCGAAGGTGGTAAAAGGCCTCGGCGCCGGCCTCGACGAAGAAGCGCTACGCCTTGTCCGCATCATGCCCTGGTGGATGCCCGGCCGCGTGCAGGGCCAGCCTGTGCGCGTCGCCTACACGCTGCCTATCCAGTTTCGGGCTCTAAAATAA
- a CDS encoding alpha/beta fold hydrolase, with the protein MNLTATLRPIFAALLFSVASVAASSPALAAAPTTTASTAADTPAAHPNFTVRVVGKGKPMLLIPGLTCPGAVWDETVARYQSQYQCHIISLAGFGGNAAPASTDQLLQNVRDQLLTYIKAQKLNKPVVVGHSLGGFMGLWLSTTQPDAIGQLVIVDSLPFLAAVQNPAQTVEGAKPMAEGMRQQMAAGKMTMPQARQMSAGMVTDTARMTQLARWSVASSPAAVAQAMYDLFTTDLRQDIARVQQPVLVLGAWAAYKQYGSTKESTRAIFEQQYAKLPQHRIEMSEAGRHFLMYDDTAWFFQQTDGFLKQHYVTKK; encoded by the coding sequence ATGAACCTGACCGCTACCCTCCGCCCGATTTTTGCCGCCCTGCTTTTCTCCGTTGCCTCCGTTGCCGCCTCTTCGCCAGCCCTGGCCGCGGCCCCAACCACCACTGCCAGCACCGCCGCCGACACTCCGGCCGCGCACCCCAACTTCACGGTGCGGGTAGTGGGCAAGGGCAAGCCCATGCTGCTGATTCCGGGCCTGACCTGCCCCGGCGCGGTGTGGGACGAAACGGTGGCCCGCTACCAGAGTCAGTATCAGTGCCACATCATCAGCCTGGCTGGTTTCGGGGGCAATGCCGCCCCGGCTTCCACGGACCAGTTGCTGCAAAACGTGCGCGACCAGCTACTGACCTATATCAAAGCGCAGAAATTGAATAAGCCGGTGGTGGTGGGCCATAGCTTGGGCGGGTTCATGGGCCTGTGGTTGAGCACCACGCAGCCCGATGCCATTGGCCAGCTGGTTATCGTCGATTCGCTGCCGTTCCTGGCGGCCGTTCAGAATCCGGCCCAGACGGTGGAAGGTGCCAAGCCCATGGCCGAAGGCATGCGCCAGCAGATGGCCGCCGGCAAGATGACCATGCCCCAGGCCCGCCAGATGAGCGCCGGCATGGTAACGGACACGGCCCGCATGACGCAACTGGCCCGCTGGAGCGTGGCCTCCAGCCCCGCCGCCGTAGCCCAGGCTATGTACGACCTGTTCACAACTGATTTGCGCCAGGATATTGCCCGCGTGCAGCAGCCGGTGCTGGTGCTAGGCGCCTGGGCAGCCTACAAGCAGTATGGTTCAACCAAGGAAAGCACCCGTGCCATTTTCGAGCAGCAGTACGCCAAACTGCCCCAGCACCGCATCGAAATGTCGGAGGCAGGCCGCCACTTTCTGATGTATGACGATACAGCCTGGTTTTTCCAGCAGACAGATGGTTTTCTGAAGCAGCATTACGTGACGAAGAAGTAA